The Lycium barbarum isolate Lr01 chromosome 12, ASM1917538v2, whole genome shotgun sequence genome includes a region encoding these proteins:
- the LOC132621095 gene encoding uncharacterized protein LOC132621095, translating to MAMPQPNIIENPIKLTKFRNINVPQKGNRLSFWAFVFSIIIYASIFYIFNLSPYTLVSTTNFWFFISNTLILIIAADFNFGSFSSSSSDQEYSFQEYLIYCQEKSTICTSSFKYSPYTIEKKEIITPHEEVIMTKEEEEEEEIKDVVLVENNKQEEEIINVIDHIYEVDHKKDEKKKKSSEAKCTRSNSDLKAIIKAETNENENNVNGIQRSKSGRYDIVVNGDEEINDELSDMSVEELNRRVEEFIQRFNRQIRLQAIARNRQT from the coding sequence ATGGCCATGCCTCAGCCAAATATAATAGAAAACCCTATAAAACTTACCAAATTCAGGAATATTAATGTTCCTCAAAAAGGAAATAGGTTATCTTTTTGGGCTTTTGTATTTTCAATTATCATTTATGCTTCCATCTTTTATATCTTCAACCTCTCCCCATATACTCTTGTTAGCACCACCAACTTCTGGTTCTTCATCTCCAACACCCTCATTCTCATCATTGCCGCTGATTTTAATTTTGGCTCTTTCTCTTCTTCATCTAGTGATCAAGAATATTCATTTCAAGAATACTTGATATATTGTCAAGAAAAGAGTACTATTTGTACTTCATCATTTAAATATTCTCCGTATACTATTGAAAAAAAGGAGATTATTACTCCTCATGAAGAGGTCATTatgacaaaagaagaagaagaagaagaagaaataaaagATGTGGTTCTTGTCGAAAATAACaaacaagaagaagaaataaTCAACGTTATTGACCATATatatgaagttgatcataaaaaagatgagaagaagaagaaaagtagTGAAGCCAAATGTACTCGGAGTAACTCAGACTTAAAAGCAATAATAAAGGCGGAGACAAATGAGAATGAGAACAACGTAAATGGGATTCAAAGGTCAAAATCTGGGAGATATGATATAGTAGTAAATGGAGATGAAGAAATTAATGATGAGCTCTCAGATATGTCAGTGGAAGAGTTAAATAGGAGAGTGGAGGAGTTTATTCAAAGATTTAATAGGCAGATTAGACTTCAAGCTATTGCTAGAAACCGTCAAACTTAG